One genomic region from Mycobacterium basiliense encodes:
- a CDS encoding fatty acid desaturase family protein: MTSTAAHVMSPLDQLNEQDLERLAEEFDAIHDEVFADLGDRDRRYIKTVISAQRQIVVAGRVLLLASRSKTAWLLGTTCLGIAKILENMEIGHNVMHGQWDWMNDPDIHSSVWDWDSASTAEAWKHSHNYIHHTYTNILGKDKDLGYEIMRIDPAQPWRRAYLAQPIYNLLLMVLFEWGVAVHDMDFDAVRAGEKSWSEVRKDLKGVRGKALSQLQKDYIGWPVISAGAFALAQLALRGRINQPTRSRIGRRLANIASNGRVGTVARYLDRMLPGVESTFLRTLTADALANVIRNVWAHAIIFCGHFPDQTYTFTEEQVAGETRGGWYVRQLIGAANITGSPLFHVLSGNLGYQVEHHLFPDMPSSRYSEIAPKVKDVCDRYKLPYNSGPFLKQWASVHRSIFRLALPGGKPRPKPGPYRREDHPTAAQASSEASTFRQRVPPPAHPVAGPEHESGGVEVKPPPRPKANARPAN, encoded by the coding sequence ATGACTTCTACGGCCGCTCACGTGATGAGCCCGTTGGACCAGCTGAACGAACAAGACTTGGAAAGGCTCGCCGAGGAATTCGATGCCATTCACGACGAGGTGTTCGCTGACCTCGGGGACCGGGACCGACGCTATATCAAGACGGTAATCTCGGCGCAGCGCCAGATCGTGGTGGCCGGACGCGTACTGCTACTGGCTTCACGCTCCAAAACCGCATGGCTGCTAGGCACCACGTGTCTGGGCATTGCCAAGATCCTGGAGAACATGGAGATCGGCCACAATGTCATGCACGGACAGTGGGACTGGATGAATGATCCCGATATTCATTCCTCGGTCTGGGACTGGGATTCCGCTTCCACCGCGGAAGCCTGGAAACACTCACACAACTACATCCATCACACCTACACCAACATTCTTGGCAAGGACAAGGACCTCGGCTACGAGATCATGCGGATCGATCCCGCCCAACCGTGGCGGCGCGCCTATCTGGCACAACCGATCTACAACCTGTTACTCATGGTCCTCTTCGAGTGGGGGGTAGCCGTTCACGATATGGACTTCGACGCCGTGCGAGCTGGCGAAAAATCGTGGTCAGAGGTGCGAAAGGACCTCAAAGGCGTTCGTGGTAAAGCACTCTCACAACTGCAGAAGGACTACATCGGCTGGCCGGTGATCAGTGCGGGCGCGTTCGCGCTAGCCCAGCTGGCGCTGCGCGGCAGGATCAACCAGCCGACCCGGTCGCGGATTGGACGACGGCTGGCCAACATAGCCAGCAATGGGCGCGTCGGGACGGTGGCCCGGTATCTGGACCGGATGCTGCCGGGCGTGGAAAGCACCTTCCTGCGCACCCTCACCGCCGACGCCCTGGCCAATGTCATCCGCAACGTCTGGGCACACGCCATCATCTTCTGCGGCCACTTCCCGGACCAGACCTACACATTCACCGAAGAGCAAGTCGCCGGCGAGACCCGTGGCGGCTGGTACGTGCGCCAGTTGATCGGCGCGGCCAACATTACGGGCAGCCCGCTGTTTCATGTGCTCAGCGGTAACTTGGGATACCAAGTGGAACACCATCTGTTCCCCGACATGCCGAGCAGCAGGTACTCCGAAATCGCCCCGAAGGTCAAGGACGTCTGCGACCGCTACAAGTTGCCCTACAACTCCGGCCCGTTCCTCAAACAGTGGGCTTCAGTGCACCGCAGCATCTTTCGGCTGGCACTTCCCGGCGGGAAGCCTCGGCCCAAGCCCGGGCCGTATCGTCGCGAGGACCACCCAACTGCGGCGCAGGCTTCCAGCGAGGCCAGCACATTCCGGCAACGTGTCCCGCCACCCGCACACCCGGTCGCGGGTCCCGAGCACGAGTCCGGCGGTGTCGAAGTCAAACCACCACCACGGCCAAAGGCCAACGCGCGACCCGCTAACTGA
- a CDS encoding ferredoxin reductase — translation MAERGAQPQVPRGRRLFLRAVRRLFSPLQPDDYLEMINPLWTTKELRGKVERIEPQGSEAASVLIRPGYEWPGHKPGQYVRLGVIIDGRYHWRAYSLTSDPQPDDGLISVTPKRVDGGVVSPHLVHEIQPGGLVRLGEVEGVFTLPEALPTKLLFVSAGSGITPIISMLRSLDHRGELGDVVLIHSARTSEQVMFLSTLEDLDRRHENMRLDLRLTSERGRMSAADLDDLCPDWHERDAFCSGPGKLLDALIEHWENNGDPDRLHYERFQPKIGGQAGAGAGGTVTFLDSDVTVECDGNTPILEAGEKAGINLAYGCRIGICHTCVGTLKTGKLRDLRSGEVIEPAEQDVRICINTAEGDVELQL, via the coding sequence ATGGCCGAACGCGGTGCGCAACCACAGGTTCCACGCGGCCGGCGCTTGTTCCTCAGAGCCGTGCGTCGACTGTTCAGCCCGTTACAGCCCGACGACTACCTCGAGATGATCAACCCGCTTTGGACGACCAAGGAGCTGCGCGGAAAGGTCGAGCGCATCGAACCGCAGGGTTCGGAAGCGGCCAGCGTCCTGATTCGTCCGGGCTACGAATGGCCCGGTCACAAGCCGGGTCAGTACGTACGGCTGGGAGTCATCATCGATGGCCGCTACCACTGGCGGGCGTATTCACTCACATCCGACCCTCAACCCGATGACGGCCTGATCAGCGTCACCCCCAAACGAGTCGACGGCGGTGTCGTCTCGCCGCATCTGGTGCACGAAATTCAGCCGGGGGGCCTAGTACGCCTTGGTGAGGTCGAGGGCGTATTCACACTGCCCGAGGCGCTGCCGACCAAACTGCTGTTTGTCAGTGCAGGCAGCGGTATTACGCCGATCATCAGCATGCTGCGCAGCCTCGACCACCGCGGCGAATTGGGCGACGTCGTGCTCATACACTCCGCCCGCACCAGCGAGCAGGTGATGTTCTTGTCCACCCTCGAGGACCTCGATCGACGCCACGAGAATATGCGGCTGGATTTGCGGCTCACCTCCGAGCGTGGCCGAATGTCGGCTGCCGACCTGGACGATCTGTGCCCGGACTGGCATGAACGCGACGCATTCTGCTCCGGCCCGGGCAAGCTACTCGACGCCCTGATCGAGCATTGGGAGAACAACGGCGACCCGGATCGTCTGCACTACGAGCGGTTCCAGCCGAAGATCGGCGGTCAGGCGGGTGCCGGCGCGGGCGGCACCGTGACCTTCCTTGACAGCGACGTGACCGTCGAGTGCGACGGCAACACGCCAATTTTGGAAGCCGGGGAGAAAGCGGGCATCAACCTGGCTTACGGCTGCCGGATCGGGATTTGCCATACCTGTGTCGGGACCTTGAAAACCGGCAAACTGCGAGACCTCCGCTCTGGCGAGGTAATCGAGCCCGCCGAGCAGGACGTGCGGATCTGCATCAACACCGCCGAAGGCGACGTCGAACTCCAACTGTGA
- a CDS encoding alpha/beta hydrolase, which translates to MVAAWSPHRASPGCVRRRIHRRRSAQSIAISVASRLIVKNTVRAWAMQPNLSWPFDYVDVLAGVLPFSRSAAAVEPVSLKHCAAEWICAPGISARRAILYLHGGAFLTCGLNTHRSLAIRLSAAADARVLNIGYRKLPSHQLSDAIDDGLSGLRWLHDRGFDGDQVVVAGDSAGGYLAFMTTLAALGSHIDKPAGVATVSPFTDTDPTRKLGQRNVRGCSMFTGRALSMFVQYLGEARLGDCPSSVASPADADLSAMPPVTIHASSDELLLADAELMAKRLNATGIRCDLHLWNGQIHDFPLAADVLPEGRRAIRYIGDFVKEVTDAPHRHLAPTAG; encoded by the coding sequence ATGGTCGCCGCTTGGAGTCCGCATCGCGCATCTCCTGGCTGCGTGCGACGCCGCATTCATCGCCGCCGCAGCGCGCAATCGATTGCGATCTCGGTGGCCTCGCGATTGATCGTCAAGAACACCGTGCGAGCCTGGGCCATGCAGCCGAATCTGAGCTGGCCATTTGACTACGTCGATGTGCTGGCCGGTGTCCTGCCATTTTCGCGATCGGCGGCCGCAGTCGAACCGGTCAGTCTCAAACACTGTGCAGCCGAATGGATTTGCGCTCCAGGCATCTCCGCGAGGCGAGCAATCCTCTACCTCCATGGCGGGGCCTTCCTTACCTGTGGGCTGAATACGCACCGCTCTCTGGCTATCCGATTGTCGGCGGCGGCGGATGCGCGCGTGCTCAACATTGGATACCGAAAACTACCGTCGCACCAGCTGAGTGATGCGATCGATGACGGATTGAGCGGCCTTAGATGGCTGCACGATCGGGGCTTCGATGGCGACCAGGTTGTCGTCGCGGGTGACTCGGCAGGCGGGTACTTGGCATTCATGACCACGCTCGCGGCCCTTGGCAGTCACATCGACAAACCCGCCGGGGTCGCCACCGTGTCACCCTTCACCGACACAGATCCGACTCGCAAGCTCGGTCAACGCAACGTGCGCGGGTGCTCGATGTTCACCGGCAGAGCCCTGTCGATGTTTGTGCAATATCTGGGCGAGGCTCGGCTAGGAGATTGTCCGAGCAGCGTTGCATCACCGGCGGACGCCGATCTATCCGCCATGCCGCCGGTGACCATCCACGCCAGTTCAGATGAACTGTTACTCGCAGACGCCGAGCTCATGGCGAAACGTCTCAATGCCACTGGAATCCGTTGTGATCTGCACCTGTGGAATGGCCAAATCCACGATTTCCCGCTGGCGGCCGACGTCTTGCCCGAGGGCCGACGGGCCATCCGATACATCGGCGATTTCGTCAAAGAGGTCACTGACGCCCCCCACAGGCACCTTGCGCCAACGGCGGGGTAA
- a CDS encoding serine/threonine-protein kinase encodes MPLAEGSTFAGYTVVRQLGSGGMGEVYLVQHPRLPRQDALKVLRPEVSADTEYRQRFHREADAAASLWHPHILAVHDRGETDGQLWIDMDYVDGTDAVTLLRDRYPNGMPGPEVSEIVTAVAEALDYAHEHKLLHRDVKPANILIAKAGAADRRIMLADFGIAGWLGEASGLTATNMTVGTVSYAPPEQLMGRDLDGRADQYALAATAFQLLTGTPPFEHSNPAVVISQHLSAAPPAIGQRLPALAELDPVFAKALAKDPKDRYQRCIDFARALSHRLGGSGDPEDTRVSQPVAVAEPPAKRSLARPSVIIPAVLAVLLIIAVAVALREYQRADDESVATPAPRTSSMPSTTSAAAATPSTTSSTTAPTTASTTSAAVTTASPAPAPVVVIGAMCSQLGSTGTTKTGATAYCATLQGTNTSIWSLTEGTVASPTGTASVDPTETPLPIGQESPIRICMEQTGQSRRICRDEIRRSNGWP; translated from the coding sequence ATGCCGCTCGCCGAAGGTTCGACGTTCGCCGGCTACACCGTTGTGCGACAGCTGGGCTCCGGCGGGATGGGCGAGGTCTATCTGGTCCAACACCCCAGACTGCCTCGGCAGGATGCGCTCAAAGTCCTCCGTCCGGAGGTGTCCGCGGACACCGAGTACCGGCAGCGCTTCCACCGGGAAGCCGACGCAGCGGCCTCGCTTTGGCATCCGCATATCCTCGCTGTGCACGACCGTGGCGAAACCGACGGTCAGTTGTGGATCGACATGGACTACGTCGATGGCACCGACGCGGTTACCTTGCTGCGCGATCGGTATCCCAACGGAATGCCCGGCCCAGAGGTCAGCGAGATCGTCACCGCGGTGGCCGAGGCGCTGGACTACGCCCACGAACACAAGCTGTTGCACCGCGATGTCAAGCCAGCCAACATTCTCATTGCCAAGGCTGGCGCTGCAGACCGGCGAATCATGTTGGCCGACTTCGGCATCGCAGGCTGGCTTGGCGAAGCGAGCGGATTGACGGCGACCAACATGACGGTGGGCACCGTGTCCTACGCGCCTCCCGAGCAGCTGATGGGCAGGGATCTGGACGGGCGCGCCGACCAGTACGCCCTGGCCGCGACGGCATTTCAACTGCTGACCGGCACCCCGCCGTTCGAGCACTCCAACCCCGCGGTGGTGATCAGCCAGCACCTCAGCGCCGCACCTCCGGCGATCGGCCAACGACTTCCCGCCCTGGCGGAGCTGGACCCGGTTTTTGCCAAGGCGCTGGCCAAGGATCCCAAGGACCGTTACCAGCGGTGCATCGACTTCGCGCGAGCCCTTAGTCATCGGCTGGGCGGATCTGGCGATCCCGAGGACACCCGCGTGTCCCAGCCGGTCGCGGTGGCCGAGCCGCCAGCCAAACGGTCGTTGGCACGCCCCTCGGTCATCATCCCTGCGGTGCTGGCGGTGCTGCTGATCATCGCGGTCGCAGTGGCGCTGCGGGAGTACCAGCGCGCCGACGATGAGAGTGTGGCCACCCCGGCGCCGAGGACCTCCAGCATGCCCTCGACCACCTCGGCGGCCGCGGCAACCCCATCCACGACGTCATCCACGACGGCACCCACAACGGCGTCGACGACTTCGGCTGCGGTGACCACGGCTTCACCGGCACCTGCGCCGGTGGTGGTTATCGGGGCGATGTGTTCTCAGCTGGGCAGCACCGGCACCACGAAGACGGGTGCAACTGCCTACTGTGCGACGCTGCAGGGCACCAATACGAGTATCTGGTCACTCACCGAGGGCACGGTGGCCAGCCCGACCGGCACGGCGTCGGTCGATCCGACCGAGACGCCACTACCGATCGGGCAAGAATCACCGATACGCATCTGCATGGAGCAGACAGGTCAGTCCCGCCGTATATGCCGCGACGAAATTCGCCGCAGCAACGGCTGGCCGTGA
- a CDS encoding primary-amine oxidase, whose translation MTDTIVQTFHPLDPLAENEFKQAVAILRRDRGVDGRWRFASMELEEPSKPELVAFDHSGTVPERRAVIVCFNRDSNSTYKASVSLTEDKVLSWVCLPGVQANITHDEWLEAGAVLRSHPDVVQALHRRGITDLENMLVDVWAYGDAVIPVQYRGRRLAWSDSWLTTPGGANLYAQHIKGFHCVIDLNTMELLEIEQGNPLEFPAVMAEYIPRHIPERLRDSSARGALRPLQISQPEGPSFTLRGNHLEWQNWSLRVGFNYREGMTLHKVAYNDHGRVRPIAHRISFAEMTVPYRDHCADHYRRTAFDIGEWGLGFMTTSLELGCDCLGEIRYLDAVLHNSKGEPHTIKNAICIHEEDNAVLWKHVAYDGSAEVRRMRRLTISFHVTVANYEYLVYWRFYQDGNIECEIRATGLMVTTAVTDGEPHPHGTLVDERTYAPYHQHFLTARLDLDIDGTHNTVYVSETEVVPTGPNNPYGLSLRQKNIPLRTEEDGKQDYNWETQRAWRVVNENVTNGLGTHPSYKLVPGAAIPAMFDPSSPVLRRAEVISHTVWVTPNHPGERWPAGEFVNQSGPGLGLPEWTAANRSIENTDVVVWYTFGIHHVTRPEDWPVMPVDTASFWLKPVGFFDRNPALDVAPTASEMCHGAGGR comes from the coding sequence ATGACCGACACGATCGTCCAGACTTTCCACCCGCTGGACCCGCTCGCCGAGAACGAGTTCAAGCAGGCGGTCGCCATCCTGCGCCGTGACCGGGGTGTCGACGGGCGCTGGCGATTCGCCTCAATGGAACTCGAGGAGCCAAGCAAGCCGGAGCTCGTTGCCTTTGACCATAGCGGTACGGTGCCGGAGCGCCGGGCGGTCATCGTGTGCTTCAACCGCGACTCGAATAGCACATATAAGGCCAGTGTTTCACTGACCGAGGACAAGGTGCTGTCGTGGGTTTGCCTGCCAGGTGTGCAGGCGAACATCACCCACGATGAATGGCTCGAGGCGGGCGCAGTGCTGCGGAGCCATCCAGATGTTGTCCAGGCTCTGCACCGACGCGGCATCACCGATTTGGAAAACATGCTCGTCGACGTTTGGGCTTACGGAGACGCCGTGATTCCAGTGCAGTATCGCGGCCGACGGCTGGCGTGGTCAGACAGCTGGCTGACCACCCCGGGTGGCGCAAATCTGTATGCCCAACACATCAAGGGATTCCATTGCGTCATCGACTTGAACACCATGGAGCTGCTAGAGATCGAGCAGGGAAATCCGCTCGAGTTCCCGGCCGTCATGGCCGAGTACATTCCGCGGCATATTCCCGAGCGGCTGCGCGATTCCAGCGCCCGGGGCGCACTGCGGCCGTTGCAGATTAGCCAACCGGAGGGCCCGTCGTTCACATTGCGCGGAAACCATCTGGAATGGCAAAACTGGTCGCTGCGTGTCGGTTTCAACTATCGCGAGGGGATGACGCTGCACAAGGTCGCCTACAACGATCATGGTCGAGTCCGTCCAATCGCTCACCGGATTTCGTTCGCCGAGATGACGGTGCCCTACCGCGATCATTGCGCTGATCACTATCGGCGCACCGCGTTCGATATCGGCGAATGGGGACTCGGATTCATGACGACTTCGCTGGAGCTGGGTTGCGATTGTCTGGGTGAAATCCGGTATCTCGATGCGGTCCTGCACAACAGCAAGGGGGAGCCGCACACGATTAAGAACGCGATCTGCATCCATGAAGAAGATAACGCGGTGCTATGGAAGCACGTTGCCTACGACGGCAGCGCCGAGGTGCGGCGGATGCGCCGATTGACCATTTCCTTCCACGTGACCGTGGCCAACTACGAGTACTTGGTCTACTGGCGGTTCTATCAGGACGGCAACATCGAATGTGAAATTCGTGCAACCGGATTGATGGTGACCACTGCCGTCACCGACGGAGAGCCTCATCCACACGGCACCTTGGTGGACGAGCGGACCTACGCCCCGTATCACCAACATTTTCTGACCGCACGGCTGGATCTGGATATCGACGGCACCCACAACACCGTGTATGTCAGTGAGACCGAGGTAGTACCCACCGGGCCAAACAACCCGTACGGATTATCGTTGCGGCAGAAAAACATCCCGCTGCGTACCGAGGAAGACGGCAAGCAGGACTACAACTGGGAGACCCAACGTGCCTGGCGGGTGGTAAACGAGAATGTCACCAATGGGCTGGGCACGCACCCGTCCTACAAGCTCGTACCGGGTGCGGCCATCCCGGCGATGTTTGATCCCAGCTCGCCCGTGCTGCGCCGCGCCGAGGTCATCAGCCACACCGTTTGGGTAACCCCGAATCATCCCGGCGAGCGCTGGCCAGCAGGAGAATTCGTGAATCAAAGTGGTCCGGGACTGGGGTTGCCCGAGTGGACGGCGGCGAACCGGTCGATAGAGAACACCGACGTTGTGGTTTGGTACACGTTCGGCATCCACCACGTAACCAGGCCGGAGGACTGGCCGGTGATGCCGGTAGACACCGCGTCGTTCTGGCTCAAGCCCGTTGGGTTTTTTGACCGCAATCCCGCTTTGGATGTCGCACCGACGGCATCGGAAATGTGTCATGGCGCGGGCGGTCGTTGA
- a CDS encoding APC family permease: MTGTPAAQIFARGPKGNRFKAQPLVPHRDDTASDGVLSKGLASGAVGTVSGAILGIACVAPGYTLTASVGLIVAAVGLKMPAIFVFGFIPMFLTAFAYRELNADSPDCGASFTWSTKAFGPYVGWMCGWGMVIATVIVLSNLAAVAVQFFYLLLAGMFDSPGIAALGANRWVDIASTLVFIAGATWVSSRGIQTSERVQGLLVCFQMTVILGFGVAAIVGAIRGHGPANLSFNLGWFDPFSGLAMGAFVIGVTGSIFSFWGWDTCLTLGEECTDPKKVPGRAGVLCVVSILLTYLLVSVAMMMYAGVGSEGPGLGNPDNSENVFGALARPVLGPWGSQLLFVGILASTLSSLQTTFLPASRCMLAMGAYRAFPQRFSAVSPRFQVPLFSTIAAAVASGAFYTLARLLSERTLLDTIAALGMLVCWYYGITAFACMWYFRKELFRSLRNVAFKFVCPLLGGMMLLLVFAVSVHESMDPRHGSGASIAGVGLVFYLGFGILLLGVVLMVVMRVRQPGFFLGHTLTPSTPALTDDAAVATASQPDAGPDEHR, translated from the coding sequence ATGACCGGCACGCCAGCGGCGCAGATTTTCGCACGCGGTCCCAAAGGAAACAGGTTCAAGGCGCAACCCCTGGTGCCGCACCGCGACGACACCGCGTCTGACGGTGTGCTGTCCAAGGGGTTGGCCAGCGGTGCGGTTGGCACGGTTTCTGGTGCAATCCTCGGCATCGCGTGCGTGGCACCCGGATACACGTTGACGGCCAGCGTCGGTCTGATCGTTGCCGCGGTCGGGCTCAAGATGCCAGCGATATTTGTGTTCGGGTTCATCCCGATGTTTTTGACCGCGTTCGCCTATCGCGAGCTCAACGCCGACTCGCCAGATTGTGGCGCGTCCTTCACCTGGTCCACCAAGGCTTTCGGACCGTACGTGGGGTGGATGTGCGGCTGGGGCATGGTGATTGCGACGGTCATAGTGCTGTCAAACCTGGCTGCGGTCGCGGTGCAATTTTTCTATCTGCTGCTCGCCGGCATGTTCGACAGCCCCGGAATCGCCGCACTGGGCGCAAACCGGTGGGTCGATATTGCGTCCACCTTGGTGTTTATTGCCGGGGCCACGTGGGTTTCGAGTCGAGGCATTCAAACCAGCGAGCGGGTGCAGGGCCTCCTGGTGTGTTTTCAGATGACGGTGATTTTGGGCTTCGGTGTGGCAGCCATTGTCGGGGCAATCCGGGGACACGGCCCGGCCAATCTGAGCTTCAACCTCGGTTGGTTCGACCCGTTCAGCGGGCTTGCCATGGGTGCATTTGTGATCGGGGTGACTGGCTCGATTTTCTCGTTCTGGGGCTGGGACACCTGCCTGACCCTGGGCGAGGAATGCACCGACCCAAAGAAAGTTCCCGGCCGCGCCGGCGTGCTGTGTGTGGTCAGCATTCTGCTCACTTACCTGCTAGTGAGCGTGGCGATGATGATGTATGCCGGCGTTGGTTCGGAGGGGCCCGGGTTGGGCAATCCGGACAACTCGGAAAACGTGTTCGGTGCGCTCGCGCGACCGGTGCTCGGCCCATGGGGTAGCCAGCTGTTGTTCGTGGGGATCCTGGCATCGACGCTGTCGAGTCTGCAGACGACATTCCTCCCGGCATCGCGGTGCATGCTCGCGATGGGCGCGTATCGGGCGTTTCCCCAGCGGTTCTCGGCGGTGAGCCCGCGCTTTCAGGTGCCACTCTTCAGCACCATCGCGGCGGCAGTGGCCTCCGGTGCCTTTTACACCCTTGCACGGTTGCTGTCCGAGCGAACTTTGTTGGACACCATCGCGGCCCTCGGCATGCTGGTCTGTTGGTACTACGGCATTACCGCCTTCGCCTGCATGTGGTACTTCCGCAAGGAACTCTTCAGGTCCCTGCGCAACGTGGCCTTCAAGTTCGTGTGCCCGCTGCTCGGCGGGATGATGCTGCTACTCGTCTTTGCGGTCTCGGTCCACGAGAGCATGGACCCGCGGCACGGCAGCGGCGCGTCGATCGCGGGTGTCGGGCTAGTCTTCTACCTTGGCTTCGGCATCTTGTTGCTCGGCGTGGTGCTGATGGTCGTCATGCGAGTTCGCCAACCCGGTTTCTTCTTGGGTCACACGCTGACGCCGTCAACCCCGGCCCTCACCGACGACGCCGCCGTCGCCACCGCTAGCCAGCCGGACGCCGGTCCGGACGAACATCGCTGA
- a CDS encoding gamma-aminobutyraldehyde dehydrogenase: protein MAEKKVFHNIIAGEIQAKPDGNTMDIVNPSTGEVYASAPNSSGRDVDDAFVAAAKAFESWRWSTPSERQRALLRLADLIEENAEELVAIECENTGKPISLTRSEEIPPMVDQIRFFAGAARVLEGRAQGEYMRGYTSSIRREPVGPVAQVAPWNYPMMMAVWKFAPALAAGCTVVLKPSDTTPASSYWMVEKMQQIFPPGVCNLVCGDRDTGAALVAHRVPQLVSITGSTRAGMAVAASAANDLKRAHLELGGKAPVVIFNDADIAAAVEGLTAAGYFNAGQDCTAATRLIIQDGIYDEFLSAMAESVANTRTGYDPADEDILFGPINNGTQMSHIDGLVSRAPAHARILAGGKRKDCAGFFYEPTLIVDLEQDDELIQTEIFGPVVTAQRFGDEQQALAFANGTEYGLASSVWTKNVDTAARMGAQLDFGCVWINTHIPLVAEMPHGGFKHSGYGKDLSMYGLEDYTRIKHVMHYHGFEG, encoded by the coding sequence ATGGCCGAAAAGAAGGTCTTTCACAACATCATTGCCGGCGAAATCCAGGCAAAGCCGGACGGAAACACGATGGACATCGTCAATCCGTCCACGGGCGAAGTGTATGCATCGGCGCCGAACTCCTCCGGCAGGGATGTTGATGATGCGTTCGTCGCGGCGGCCAAGGCGTTCGAGTCGTGGCGTTGGTCGACCCCGAGCGAGCGGCAGCGCGCGCTGCTGCGGCTCGCCGACCTCATCGAGGAAAACGCCGAAGAACTCGTCGCGATCGAGTGCGAGAACACGGGCAAACCAATCTCCTTGACCAGGTCGGAGGAGATTCCGCCGATGGTCGACCAGATCCGCTTTTTCGCCGGGGCGGCGCGGGTTTTGGAAGGCCGCGCGCAAGGCGAGTACATGCGGGGCTACACCTCGTCGATACGGCGGGAGCCGGTCGGCCCCGTCGCGCAGGTAGCACCCTGGAATTACCCAATGATGATGGCGGTGTGGAAATTTGCCCCGGCGCTGGCTGCTGGCTGCACCGTGGTGCTCAAGCCGTCGGACACCACGCCCGCGTCGTCGTACTGGATGGTGGAGAAGATGCAGCAGATCTTCCCGCCCGGGGTGTGCAATCTGGTCTGCGGCGACCGCGACACCGGCGCTGCGCTCGTCGCACATCGGGTGCCGCAGCTGGTGTCCATCACCGGCTCCACCCGGGCCGGCATGGCGGTCGCCGCCAGCGCGGCCAATGATCTCAAGCGTGCGCATCTCGAATTGGGAGGCAAGGCGCCGGTAGTCATCTTCAACGATGCCGACATTGCAGCAGCCGTTGAGGGGCTTACCGCAGCAGGCTATTTCAACGCAGGTCAGGACTGCACGGCGGCCACCCGGCTGATTATCCAGGATGGCATCTACGACGAGTTCCTTTCGGCCATGGCCGAATCCGTGGCCAACACCCGGACCGGCTATGACCCGGCGGATGAGGACATTCTGTTTGGACCCATTAACAACGGCACCCAGATGAGCCATATCGATGGCCTGGTGTCCCGCGCGCCGGCGCATGCCCGAATTCTGGCTGGCGGCAAGCGCAAAGACTGTGCGGGCTTTTTCTACGAGCCGACGTTGATTGTCGATTTAGAACAAGACGACGAATTGATCCAGACCGAGATCTTCGGCCCGGTGGTGACCGCGCAGCGATTCGGCGATGAGCAACAAGCCCTGGCTTTTGCCAATGGGACCGAATACGGTCTCGCGTCCTCGGTATGGACCAAAAACGTCGACACCGCCGCGCGGATGGGAGCACAGCTGGACTTCGGCTGCGTATGGATCAACACGCACATTCCGCTGGTTGCCGAAATGCCACATGGCGGGTTCAAACACTCTGGCTACGGCAAGGACCTGTCCATGTACGGGCTGGAGGACTACACCCGAATCAAGCACGTGATGCACTATCACGGATTCGAGGGCTAG